In a single window of the Streptococcus ilei genome:
- the rexB gene encoding ATP-dependent nuclease subunit B — translation MKLVYTDIRTPLTQILVDEANRLVEEGKRVFYIAPNSLSFEKERKVLQLLDQKASFAITITRFAQMARYFTLNEIYQKQGLDDIGLGMLFFKVLSQMPDEELKVYARLKKDPQFIQQLIQLFHELQTAQMTPSDLDALPDQEKREDLVHILKSVQDQLVVGSFESESKLARFASHLIKGDLDEELKDVALVIDGFTRFSAEEDYLVHLLHDKGVEIIIGAYASEKAYRSTFREGNLYQASVDFLLDLARTYQVTPSYVGQGKEDAFSRMTRILEARYDFTEVEDKLSDQDREAVEIWTCNHQKEELEAVARSIRQRLYEGARYKDIRVLLGDVEAYQLQLKTIFDQYQIPFYLGKSESMAQNPLVQWVESLDRLRRYRFLAEDVVNLLKTGLYGMLTREDIDHFEQYVRFAEIKGLAAFSRDFTANHQEKFDLERLNQIRQQVIGPLQDLYKTKSQTSQGLLKKFAQFCQDAQLMQNMQTLASRGSEQEMERYDQVWKSFSHVLEQFAQVFDQLKVTLDDFLSILLSGLLLASYRTVPATVDVVTVQSYDLIEPLSAPYVYAIGLTQEHFPKIAKDQSLLTDEERQVLNQASGEQANLQIASQDNLRKNRFVALSLFNAATKQLVLSSPILVNEVDDKMSPYLLELTKEPLALPVIQKKARASSEDMGSYQALLARLIELHQGEIDQELSKEEATFWAVAIRVLRKKLASEGLHIPQISQSLTTKVLEDETLEVLYPKGQALSLSASALNTYYQNQYSYYLHYVLGLQEEWHLRPDARSHGNFLHRIFERVLKDPSEGDFDERLNKAIRETSQETEFALLYQENAMAAFSKELLLDTARATGRVLAHNDSIETIGEEALFGREDRPFLTLEDGRPLLVKGKVDRIDRLSNTGALGVVDYKSSETKFNFEKFFNGLNSQLPTYLSAIQDFKVFDPDKGIFGAMYLQLTDPLVPLKDTKAVDDAVQAVLKSQQYKGLFLADQANQLGESYEKNKAMLLSQEELDLLLLYNAHLYQQAAEGILSGDFAINPYTENGRSIAPYVEQYKSITGFEANLHLGQARFLEKLDPSHYDKRPVGDKLRQAWIEKMKEELNQ, via the coding sequence ATGAAATTAGTCTATACAGATATTCGAACGCCTTTAACCCAGATCTTGGTGGACGAAGCAAATCGCTTAGTTGAAGAAGGGAAGCGGGTCTTTTATATCGCGCCTAACTCACTGTCTTTTGAGAAGGAGCGCAAAGTCTTACAACTCCTAGACCAGAAGGCTTCTTTTGCCATCACCATTACGCGCTTTGCCCAGATGGCACGCTATTTCACACTCAATGAAATCTATCAGAAACAAGGACTCGATGATATCGGTCTCGGTATGCTCTTTTTTAAGGTGCTTTCTCAGATGCCAGATGAAGAGCTCAAGGTCTATGCCCGTCTCAAAAAGGATCCCCAGTTTATCCAACAATTGATCCAGCTCTTTCATGAGTTGCAGACGGCCCAGATGACTCCGTCAGACTTGGATGCCTTGCCAGATCAGGAGAAGAGAGAAGATCTGGTCCATATCTTGAAGTCTGTTCAAGACCAGTTAGTGGTAGGTTCCTTTGAGTCTGAGTCTAAGTTGGCTCGTTTTGCCTCTCACCTGATCAAAGGAGATTTGGATGAGGAGTTAAAAGATGTGGCTCTAGTGATTGACGGCTTTACCCGTTTCTCAGCCGAGGAGGACTATCTGGTTCATTTACTACATGACAAGGGAGTCGAGATCATTATTGGGGCTTACGCCAGTGAAAAAGCCTATCGCTCGACCTTTCGTGAGGGAAACCTCTACCAGGCCAGTGTGGACTTCCTGCTAGACTTGGCCAGGACTTACCAGGTCACGCCAAGCTACGTCGGTCAAGGAAAAGAAGATGCCTTTAGCCGTATGACGCGGATCTTGGAAGCGCGCTATGACTTTACGGAGGTAGAGGATAAGCTGTCTGACCAAGACCGAGAAGCGGTGGAGATTTGGACCTGCAACCATCAAAAGGAAGAACTAGAGGCTGTAGCCCGCTCCATTCGCCAACGCCTGTATGAGGGAGCGCGTTACAAAGACATTCGCGTCCTTTTGGGGGATGTGGAAGCTTATCAGCTCCAGCTCAAGACCATCTTTGACCAGTACCAGATTCCTTTCTATCTTGGAAAAAGCGAATCCATGGCCCAGAATCCCTTGGTCCAATGGGTAGAATCCTTGGATCGCCTTCGTCGTTATCGGTTTTTGGCCGAAGATGTGGTCAACCTCTTGAAGACAGGGCTTTATGGGATGTTGACACGAGAGGATATTGACCATTTCGAACAATATGTTCGCTTTGCAGAGATCAAGGGTCTGGCTGCTTTTTCTCGTGACTTTACAGCCAACCACCAGGAAAAATTTGACCTAGAGCGTCTTAATCAGATTCGCCAGCAAGTTATCGGTCCTCTGCAGGACCTTTACAAGACCAAGAGCCAGACCAGCCAGGGGCTACTGAAGAAGTTTGCCCAGTTTTGTCAAGATGCCCAGTTGATGCAAAACATGCAAACCTTAGCCAGTCGTGGCTCTGAGCAGGAGATGGAACGCTATGACCAGGTCTGGAAGTCCTTTAGCCATGTGCTAGAACAATTTGCCCAGGTCTTTGATCAACTCAAGGTGACCTTGGATGATTTCCTTAGCATCCTCTTGTCAGGGCTTTTGTTGGCAAGCTATCGGACGGTCCCAGCGACTGTAGATGTGGTGACTGTTCAGTCCTATGATTTGATTGAACCTCTATCAGCTCCTTATGTCTATGCCATTGGCTTGACCCAGGAGCACTTCCCTAAGATTGCCAAGGACCAATCCTTACTGACAGATGAGGAGCGTCAGGTCTTGAACCAAGCTTCTGGGGAACAGGCTAATCTCCAAATTGCCAGTCAGGACAACTTACGGAAGAATCGTTTCGTCGCCCTGTCTCTCTTCAATGCGGCCACCAAACAGTTAGTCTTGTCCAGTCCTATCTTAGTCAATGAAGTGGATGACAAGATGTCGCCTTACTTGCTTGAGCTGACCAAGGAACCGCTTGCTCTACCCGTCATTCAGAAGAAGGCAAGGGCCTCTAGTGAAGATATGGGGTCTTACCAGGCTCTCTTAGCTCGACTGATTGAATTGCACCAGGGAGAAATAGACCAGGAGTTGAGCAAGGAAGAAGCGACTTTCTGGGCAGTTGCTATTCGCGTCCTTCGGAAAAAATTAGCGTCAGAAGGCTTGCACATTCCGCAAATTAGCCAAAGCTTGACGACCAAGGTCTTAGAGGATGAGACGCTGGAAGTCCTTTATCCAAAAGGGCAGGCCCTGTCTTTATCTGCTTCAGCTCTCAACACCTACTACCAAAACCAATACAGCTATTATCTTCACTATGTCCTAGGCTTACAGGAGGAGTGGCACTTGCGTCCAGATGCTAGAAGCCATGGGAATTTCTTGCACCGAATTTTTGAACGTGTGCTGAAAGATCCTTCAGAAGGGGATTTTGATGAGCGCTTGAACAAGGCCATTCGCGAAACCAGCCAGGAGACAGAGTTTGCCCTCCTATATCAGGAGAATGCCATGGCTGCTTTTTCAAAAGAATTGCTCCTGGATACAGCTCGGGCGACTGGTCGTGTCCTAGCTCACAATGACAGCATCGAAACCATTGGAGAAGAAGCTCTCTTTGGCCGAGAAGATCGTCCCTTCTTAACCCTTGAGGATGGTCGTCCGCTCTTGGTCAAGGGCAAGGTCGATCGGATTGACCGTCTCTCTAATACAGGAGCCTTGGGAGTGGTAGACTACAAGTCTAGCGAGACTAAGTTTAATTTTGAGAAGTTCTTTAATGGACTCAACTCTCAGTTGCCAACCTATCTGTCTGCTATCCAAGACTTTAAGGTTTTTGATCCTGACAAGGGGATTTTTGGAGCCATGTACTTGCAGTTGACAGATCCTTTGGTGCCTCTCAAGGATACCAAGGCGGTCGATGATGCTGTCCAAGCTGTTCTAAAATCCCAACAATACAAGGGGCTTTTCTTGGCAGACCAAGCTAACCAACTAGGGGAGAGCTATGAGAAAAACAAGGCCATGTTGCTGAGTCAAGAGGAGCTAGACCTGCTCTTACTCTACAATGCCCATCTCTATCAACAGGCAGCCGAGGGCATCTTGTCGGGTGACTTTGCTATCAACCCTTATACTGAAAACGGTCGAAGCATTGCTCCGTATGTAGAACAATATAAATCGATTACGGGATTTGAAGCCAATCTCCACCTAGGACAAGCTCGCTTCTTGGAGAAATTGGACCCAAGTCACTATGATAAACGCCCAGTCGGTGACAAGCTCCGTCAGGCCTGGATAGAAAAAATGAAGGAGGAATTGAATCAATGA
- a CDS encoding potassium channel family protein, whose protein sequence is MANRTIGILGLGIFGQSVLKTLQDQDVDIIAIDDHADVINQYESMITTGIVGDITELDLLDAADIGNCDTVVIATGENLESSVLAVMHCKALGVEHVIAKIKNEVTKEVLEKIGADLVILPEVEAGMSLAKMILFQHGIEVFQLDEEVVVAEFTVPASWVGKSLQDLAVREDYHLNIIGYRNAEDQPLQIQISPDFIWPEGVRVMAVTDNQYLDRIQDLLEESN, encoded by the coding sequence ATGGCGAATCGAACCATTGGAATTTTAGGATTAGGGATTTTTGGACAGAGTGTCCTAAAAACGCTGCAGGACCAGGATGTGGATATTATTGCCATTGACGATCACGCAGATGTGATCAACCAGTATGAATCCATGATTACAACTGGAATTGTCGGGGATATTACGGAGTTGGACCTCCTGGATGCGGCAGATATTGGGAATTGTGACACAGTCGTCATCGCGACGGGTGAAAACCTAGAGTCCAGTGTACTGGCTGTCATGCACTGTAAGGCCCTTGGCGTCGAGCACGTCATTGCCAAGATCAAGAATGAAGTGACCAAGGAAGTCCTTGAGAAAATTGGGGCTGATTTGGTCATCCTACCAGAGGTAGAAGCAGGGATGTCCCTAGCTAAGATGATTCTCTTCCAACATGGGATTGAAGTTTTCCAGTTGGATGAAGAAGTGGTGGTAGCTGAGTTTACAGTCCCAGCTAGCTGGGTAGGCAAAAGCCTTCAAGACTTGGCAGTCAGAGAGGATTACCATCTCAATATTATTGGTTATCGAAATGCGGAAGACCAACCACTTCAGATTCAGATTAGTCCCGATTTTATCTGGCCAGAAGGCGTGCGCGTGATGGCAGTGACAGACAACCAATATTTGGACAGAATCCAAGACCTCTTAGAGGAATCGAACTAA
- a CDS encoding TrkH family potassium uptake protein translates to MLVKLFFKQWQSKIKSLSPARRIFLSFALVILIGSFLLSLPFVQQASSKAGYIDHLFTAVSMVCVTGLFTQSVASTYNAWGQLICMLLIQIGGLGILTFIGLFFMESRQKLSYKDRQTIRDSFGFSNNQSLARFVRSIFITTFTIEGLGALLLMIRFIPRFGWGHGIFNSIFVAVSAFCNAGFDNFGGDSMMSFQTDWLVNLTLSALIITGGLGFMVWFDLATKARNQSGRRTLRFHTKVVLWLTAAILLFGTVTSLLTEFDNPATIGALPLGEKILVSFFQTVSMRTAGFASLDYTAVRPVTLLIYLLQMFLGGAPGGTAGGMKITTFLVLLLLARKELLGLPHTNLGKRTISPDLVQRSFGTAVIFQLTFLVGLLGICLVTPDGQRFIYLVFEVVSALATVGVTANVTSTLNGAGLGIIMVLMFIGRIGPLTLMVSLNNYQAKKADTLQYAKADIIIG, encoded by the coding sequence ATGTTAGTCAAATTATTTTTTAAACAATGGCAGTCTAAGATTAAAAGCCTGTCTCCGGCAAGGCGAATCTTTCTCAGCTTTGCCTTGGTTATCTTGATCGGCTCTTTCTTATTGAGTCTGCCTTTTGTCCAGCAAGCAAGCTCAAAAGCAGGTTATATCGACCACCTGTTTACAGCAGTCTCTATGGTCTGTGTAACGGGGCTCTTTACCCAGTCAGTGGCTTCGACCTATAATGCCTGGGGGCAGTTGATCTGTATGCTATTGATTCAGATTGGTGGCCTGGGGATCTTGACCTTTATCGGTCTCTTCTTTATGGAAAGCCGTCAAAAGCTCAGCTACAAGGACCGGCAGACCATTCGGGATAGCTTTGGCTTTAGTAATAACCAGAGCTTGGCTCGTTTTGTCCGTTCTATTTTCATTACCACCTTCACCATCGAAGGACTGGGAGCCTTGCTCCTCATGATTCGCTTCATTCCTCGCTTTGGCTGGGGCCATGGGATCTTTAACTCCATCTTTGTCGCGGTTTCGGCTTTTTGTAATGCGGGCTTTGATAATTTTGGGGGCGATAGTATGATGAGTTTCCAGACCGATTGGCTGGTGAACCTGACCTTGTCGGCCCTTATTATTACGGGGGGCTTAGGCTTTATGGTCTGGTTTGACCTGGCCACCAAGGCTCGCAATCAATCAGGACGGCGAACCTTACGCTTCCATACCAAGGTGGTTCTCTGGTTAACAGCTGCGATCCTCCTCTTTGGGACTGTCACCAGTCTCTTGACCGAGTTTGATAATCCGGCAACCATTGGGGCCCTCCCATTGGGAGAGAAAATTTTAGTCAGCTTTTTCCAAACTGTCAGCATGCGGACAGCTGGTTTTGCCTCCTTAGATTATACAGCAGTCCGGCCAGTGACACTCCTCATCTATCTCTTGCAGATGTTTCTAGGTGGGGCACCAGGCGGGACAGCAGGGGGCATGAAGATCACCACCTTCCTGGTCCTCTTGCTCCTGGCTCGGAAGGAACTGTTGGGGCTACCACATACTAACTTAGGAAAACGAACAATTTCACCGGACCTTGTTCAACGTTCCTTTGGGACGGCGGTGATTTTCCAGTTGACCTTCTTAGTGGGACTATTAGGAATCTGTTTGGTGACGCCGGATGGCCAACGCTTTATTTATTTGGTCTTTGAGGTGGTATCCGCTCTAGCGACAGTGGGAGTGACCGCCAATGTAACCTCGACCTTAAATGGAGCGGGACTAGGCATTATCATGGTCCTCATGTTTATTGGACGGATCGGTCCCTTGACCCTCATGGTCAGCTTGAACAATTACCAAGCCAAGAAAGCAGATACCTTGCAGTATGCCAAGGCAGACATCATTATCGGATAG
- a CDS encoding CPBP family intramembrane glutamic endopeptidase, translating into MNILKFIRPEKPLKELKWYDIAIVTAIMFGQFIVWSTELFLASLQPVAQTVTAATETTANTATDGAAYSSNFTLQIILLALALTYLLLRNFDFKQLPIRFKWSVFFWVPFIFAIVGLFGDIVTTVSGEYDYFNINLLAYIDPMQIIHKFLALSPMAIAYAFLNGFYEEFFFLGVMTSVNQKYKWWALAYSTLIRISFHTYQGLLWAVVIGVIYGLFYYVLYKKVIKNLLPFFLIHALADMFGSSILYLLINWGS; encoded by the coding sequence ATGAACATTCTTAAGTTTATACGACCAGAAAAGCCTTTAAAAGAGCTCAAGTGGTATGATATCGCCATTGTAACTGCGATCATGTTTGGGCAGTTTATTGTCTGGTCTACAGAACTCTTCCTTGCCAGTCTTCAACCAGTTGCTCAAACCGTTACTGCAGCTACTGAAACGACAGCCAATACAGCTACGGATGGCGCAGCATACTCTAGCAACTTCACCTTGCAAATCATCTTATTAGCCCTTGCTTTGACCTACTTGCTTCTACGTAATTTTGATTTTAAACAGCTTCCTATCCGTTTTAAATGGTCCGTCTTCTTTTGGGTACCCTTTATTTTTGCCATCGTTGGTCTGTTTGGGGATATCGTGACAACGGTGAGTGGAGAGTATGATTACTTCAATATCAATCTCCTCGCTTATATCGATCCCATGCAGATTATCCACAAGTTCTTAGCGCTTAGTCCCATGGCAATTGCTTATGCCTTTCTCAATGGCTTCTATGAAGAGTTCTTCTTCTTAGGAGTCATGACATCTGTTAATCAGAAGTACAAGTGGTGGGCACTGGCTTATTCGACCTTGATTCGGATCTCCTTCCATACCTACCAAGGTTTGCTTTGGGCAGTGGTTATCGGAGTAATCTATGGACTCTTCTACTATGTTCTCTACAAGAAGGTGATCAAAAACCTCTTGCCATTCTTCCTCATACATGCCTTGGCCGATATGTTTGGCTCTAGCATACTCTATCTTTTAATCAACTGGGGAAGTTAA
- a CDS encoding nucleoside phosphorylase: MIHKHEIPILEFDDNPQAVIMPTHEGLDLHLPEKCVYAFLEDEIDRFAKVVGAKQVASFVSATKTYPVYIMEHQGEEICLAQAPVGSAPAAQFMDWLIGYGVKKIISAGSCGVLVDMEENAFLIPTKALRDEGTSYHYVAPSRYIEVDRRALTAIETVLKQASIPYQEVMTWSTDGFYRETPDKVAYRIEEGCSVVEMECASLAAVAQLRDAVWGLLLFTADSLADLENYDQRDWGSEAFEKALELCLEMVHHL, from the coding sequence ATGATCCATAAACATGAAATTCCTATTTTAGAGTTTGACGACAACCCACAAGCAGTCATTATGCCGACCCATGAGGGGTTAGACCTGCACCTACCTGAAAAATGCGTTTATGCTTTTTTAGAGGATGAGATTGATCGCTTCGCGAAAGTTGTCGGAGCCAAACAAGTAGCTAGCTTTGTCTCAGCTACCAAGACCTATCCGGTTTATATCATGGAGCACCAAGGAGAGGAAATCTGCTTGGCCCAAGCGCCAGTTGGATCTGCCCCTGCTGCCCAATTCATGGATTGGTTGATTGGCTATGGGGTGAAGAAGATTATTTCAGCAGGTAGCTGTGGCGTCTTGGTGGACATGGAAGAAAATGCCTTTTTGATTCCGACCAAGGCCTTGCGAGATGAGGGAACTAGTTACCATTATGTGGCGCCTTCTCGGTATATAGAAGTGGATCGTCGAGCACTGACTGCCATTGAAACGGTTCTAAAACAAGCGTCCATTCCCTATCAAGAGGTCATGACTTGGTCGACGGACGGCTTTTATAGAGAAACGCCCGACAAGGTAGCCTATCGCATTGAAGAAGGGTGTAGTGTGGTGGAGATGGAGTGCGCCTCACTGGCAGCAGTAGCCCAGCTTCGTGATGCGGTTTGGGGCTTGCTCCTATTTACCGCAGATTCTCTTGCAGACCTGGAAAATTATGACCAGCGTGACTGGGGGTCTGAAGCATTTGAGAAAGCCTTAGAATTATGCCTAGAAATGGTTCATCACTTGTAG
- a CDS encoding DEAD/DEAH box helicase family protein, with protein sequence MLQELAFTGQWRHYQTRVLDKSEAFMADGHLHLVAAPGSGKTTLGIEFIRRFGQPTLILAPTVTIRQQWVDRIVQAFLKDESQAEQLISQDLKHPKLITVATYQALHSAMNQVVGQSQIEDTDDQAEIETFDFKGFDIFSTFKEISLGTLCLDECHHLRNEWWKSLEAFRQAFPDLKMISLTATPPYEGDPALWERYIRMCGEIDEEITVPELVKEETLCPHQDYVYFAFPTKEEQAQLDAFSQQKNALLQQLTSDLLFCQYLQSCQALSGQISDDELLNEPKYLSATLIFLRSNGIDFPQRFQDLLGAKKLPAFTLDWLEILLQGLLFQVPHWYNLPEEYEKQLLHELKAASLIDRKQVKLVRNKKQDLLLNQSLGKLNAVREIFKAEYQALGSQLRQLVLTDYIRQDFEVHLGDKDAQFTQLGVLSYFESIRRESIEQASPPAIAVLTGSIVIIPTVAKARLEELLGANRLTYQSVGQLSPGDFLKVRLVGSQHDLVTAVTQLFQEGLIQVVIGTKSLLGEGWDAPCVNSLILASFVGSFMLSNQMRGRAIRVWPEEPNKTSNIWHLVSINLSLKKWYEKSDLEKEEIEAITDQLKQYSPDLELLERRMKQFLGLHYKEPFIESGIERLAFDQIRYTKKHLEKLNAETLERSTHRQELRDGWQKALPILENMEIANEVQVDKHFLPLALFFDARKLARWLTAGALTDAFANLIYYSHRGGRNSASLILLFFLAVLSLLAWLRYYLYKSPYKRLEVFGQAIHKVLLLSGQIQTQETRIQVVRDRKDAINTLIYLKGGTMREKELFSQTMIEFFAPIENQRYILKAQEKVSDQTEYFAVPSLFDKRKEDAQAFLEQIRKSLGKYDLVYTRSAEGRAILLDARIKALANKQERTFTKKQVMSDLK encoded by the coding sequence ATGTTACAAGAACTAGCTTTTACAGGTCAATGGAGACACTATCAAACACGCGTTCTCGATAAGAGTGAGGCTTTTATGGCGGATGGTCACCTGCATTTGGTAGCAGCTCCTGGCTCTGGAAAAACAACCTTGGGTATCGAATTTATCCGGCGCTTTGGCCAGCCAACTCTGATTCTGGCACCTACGGTCACGATTCGTCAACAATGGGTCGACCGGATTGTCCAAGCATTCTTAAAAGATGAAAGCCAAGCGGAGCAATTGATCTCTCAGGACCTCAAACATCCTAAGCTGATTACAGTGGCTACTTATCAGGCCCTCCACAGTGCCATGAATCAAGTCGTCGGCCAATCACAAATCGAGGATACCGATGACCAGGCAGAGATTGAAACATTTGATTTCAAAGGCTTTGACATCTTTTCTACTTTCAAAGAAATCTCACTGGGAACCCTCTGTTTAGATGAATGTCACCACCTACGCAATGAATGGTGGAAGAGCTTGGAAGCCTTTCGTCAAGCCTTCCCTGACTTAAAGATGATTTCCCTCACCGCTACCCCTCCTTATGAAGGGGACCCCGCCCTTTGGGAACGCTATATCCGCATGTGTGGTGAGATTGATGAGGAAATTACGGTTCCCGAATTGGTCAAGGAAGAGACCCTTTGTCCCCACCAAGACTATGTCTACTTTGCCTTTCCAACCAAGGAAGAGCAGGCTCAGTTGGATGCCTTTAGCCAACAAAAGAATGCCCTTTTGCAACAACTGACTTCAGACCTCCTCTTTTGCCAATACCTACAATCCTGTCAGGCCTTATCAGGTCAGATTAGTGATGATGAGTTGCTCAATGAACCCAAGTATCTCTCTGCTACCCTGATCTTTCTTCGGAGCAACGGAATCGACTTTCCCCAACGTTTCCAGGACCTTCTTGGAGCAAAAAAACTTCCTGCTTTCACCCTAGACTGGCTTGAAATTCTCCTGCAAGGTCTGCTCTTTCAGGTGCCTCACTGGTACAATCTACCAGAAGAATACGAAAAGCAACTCCTCCATGAATTAAAAGCAGCCAGCTTGATCGATCGAAAACAAGTCAAACTGGTCCGCAATAAAAAACAAGACCTCCTGCTGAACCAATCCCTGGGAAAACTCAATGCGGTTCGAGAGATTTTCAAGGCAGAATATCAGGCTCTTGGAAGCCAACTGCGCCAACTGGTCTTAACAGACTACATTCGTCAAGACTTTGAAGTTCATCTAGGGGACAAGGACGCCCAATTTACTCAATTGGGAGTTCTCTCGTATTTTGAATCCATTCGCAGGGAAAGCATAGAGCAAGCTAGTCCACCTGCTATCGCTGTCCTAACAGGTAGTATCGTCATCATCCCGACAGTTGCTAAGGCAAGACTAGAAGAGCTTCTAGGAGCGAACCGACTGACTTACCAAAGTGTCGGCCAATTATCCCCTGGTGATTTTCTCAAGGTTCGCTTGGTTGGCTCTCAGCATGACTTGGTGACAGCTGTAACCCAACTCTTCCAAGAGGGGCTCATCCAAGTCGTGATTGGAACCAAGTCTCTTCTAGGAGAAGGCTGGGATGCTCCTTGTGTCAACTCCCTGATTCTAGCTAGCTTTGTCGGGAGTTTTATGCTTAGTAACCAAATGCGAGGTCGTGCCATCCGAGTGTGGCCCGAAGAGCCAAATAAGACCAGTAATATCTGGCATTTAGTCTCTATCAACCTTTCCCTAAAGAAATGGTATGAAAAGTCAGATCTTGAAAAGGAAGAAATCGAAGCCATCACAGATCAGCTGAAACAATACAGTCCTGACCTGGAGCTTTTAGAGAGACGGATGAAACAATTTTTAGGTCTCCACTACAAGGAACCCTTCATCGAATCCGGCATCGAGCGTCTGGCCTTTGATCAGATTCGCTATACTAAAAAACACTTAGAAAAACTGAATGCAGAGACCTTAGAGCGCTCCACCCATCGTCAAGAACTCAGAGATGGCTGGCAAAAAGCCCTCCCTATTTTAGAGAATATGGAGATTGCAAACGAGGTCCAAGTGGACAAACACTTCCTACCTCTGGCTCTATTTTTCGATGCTAGAAAGCTGGCACGGTGGCTTACGGCCGGCGCTTTGACCGATGCTTTCGCCAACCTTATTTACTATTCACATAGAGGAGGAAGGAATTCAGCTTCTCTGATTCTTCTCTTCTTCTTAGCTGTTCTCTCACTCCTTGCTTGGCTTCGCTACTATCTCTATAAGAGTCCTTACAAACGCTTAGAAGTCTTTGGCCAAGCTATTCACAAAGTCCTGCTTCTTTCGGGACAGATTCAAACACAGGAAACCCGCATCCAAGTAGTACGAGACAGAAAGGATGCTATCAACACGCTGATTTATTTGAAGGGCGGAACCATGCGGGAGAAGGAACTCTTTTCGCAAACCATGATCGAATTTTTCGCACCAATTGAAAATCAACGTTACATCCTGAAAGCACAGGAAAAAGTGTCCGATCAGACAGAATATTTCGCTGTCCCAAGCCTCTTTGACAAACGGAAAGAGGATGCGCAAGCCTTTCTTGAGCAGATCCGAAAGAGCCTGGGTAAGTATGACCTCGTCTATACCCGGAGCGCTGAAGGCCGTGCTATTCTTTTAGATGCACGCATCAAGGCACTCGCCAACAAACAAGAGCGCACCTTCACCAAGAAGCAAGTGATGTCAGATTTGAAATAA